One Scomber japonicus isolate fScoJap1 chromosome 1, fScoJap1.pri, whole genome shotgun sequence DNA window includes the following coding sequences:
- the LOC128362256 gene encoding low choriolytic enzyme-like → MILQTAVLSILLCSVQSFTLQASFEKSDESSGNTIEEDDFSVSALIEKANANLGKNPGDPLVMFGDIAVPTDLGNADPCTDDKDDSCKWPKASDGKVYVPYRISNQYSPKDRSTIIRGLESFSRSTCIRFIPRKGQRDFLYIQSLNGCYSYVGCLGGGQELSLKTPGCIYHNTIQHELLHALGFKHEQSRSDRDEHIKIIWENIKDGKASQFKKVETRNLGTPYDYNSVMQYKSDFFSKNGKPTMIPIPDPNVPIGEATEMSPNDILRVNRLYRCN, encoded by the exons ATGATCCTCCAGACCGCTGTGCTCAGcatcctcctctgctctgtccaGAGCTTCACTCTGCAG GCTTCATTTGAAAAGAGTGATGAATCCTCTG GGAACACCATTGAGGAAGATGATTTCAGTGTCTCCGCACTGATAGAGAAAGCCAATGCCAATCTGG GAAAGAACCCTGGTGATCCTCTAGTGATGTTTGGAGACATAGCAGTGCCAACTGATCTAGGGAATGCTGATCCCTGCACCGATGACAAAGACGACAGCTGCAAGTGGCCAAAAGCTTCTGATGGCAAAGTCTATGTTCCTTACCGCATCTCCAATCAGTACT CCCCCAAAGACAGAAGCACCATCATTCGAGGTCTGGAGTCATTTTCCCGGTCTACCTGCATCCGCTTCATCCCTCGCAAGGGACAGAGGGACTTTCTTTACATCCAGTCACTCAATGG GTGTTACTCATATGTAGGGTGTCTGGGTGGGGGCCAGGAATTGTCGCTGAAGACTCCTGGGTGCATTTATCACAACACCATCCAACATGAGCTGCTCCATGCCCTGGGCTTCAAGCATGAACAGAGTCGGTCTGACAGGGACGAACACATTAAAATCATCTGGGAAAACATCAAAGATG GAAAAGCGAGCCAATTTAAAAAGGTCGAGACAAGGAACCTTGGCACTCCCTATGACTACAACTCTGTCATGCAGTATAAAAG TGATTTTTTCTCCAAGAATGGGAAGCCAACCATGATTCCCATCCCCGACCCCAACGTGCCCATTGGCGAGGCCACCGAGATGAGTCCCAACGACATCCTTCGGGTGAACCGTCTTTATCGCTGCA aTTAA